Proteins from a genomic interval of Nematostella vectensis chromosome 5, jaNemVect1.1, whole genome shotgun sequence:
- the LOC125563218 gene encoding uncharacterized protein LOC125563218, whose amino-acid sequence MQTERFDMARSQSAKARESRNLLSIALFVLIPPSRGQEIRTLRIAPSGDREHVQGLNSLVLNSDGTLMFRFEDYKTYGSHGVDVTNLPEDHRLNVIIREYLDKYRDILLDASDDGTTNNFLLLTDKGKPFSGPAFSTHMKSVFYHLTGVSVNLHLLRSSFVTYCYGDSQCTDAMKDSLASALRHTRKQAQLTYDRRNSSEKKSLAVSLASELAENTIESLSAQPSDRNAGLDKGSWVALTVEGSTLANPNILLARIQNLMPGRKASLLWFKATAEKGLYAFHYDEASWIESLDALVPVQVKEIKNSPGLYKLTTSLKKIHRAVLGNN is encoded by the exons ATGCAGACAGAAAGATTTGACATGGCACGCTCACAG AGTGCCAAGGCTAGGGAGAGCAGGAATCTGCTGTCGATCGCGCTTTTCGTATTGATACCTCCTTCCAGAGGACAAGAGATCCGGACACTGCGAATTGCCCCGTCCGGTGACAGAGAACACGTCCAGGGACTGAATTCATTAGTCTTGAATTCAGATGGCACCCTCATGTTCAGATTCGAGGATTACAAAACATATGGCTCTCATGGGGTTGATGTCACAAATTTGCCA GAAGATCACAGATTGAACGTCATCATAAGGGAATATCTGGACAAATACAGAGATATTCTTCTCGACGCCTCTGACGATGGCACAACCAACAATTTTCTTCTCCTG acaGATAAAGGAAAACCCTTTAGTGGTCCCGCATTCTCAACCCACATGAAGTCTGTCTTTTACCACCTAACAGGAGTGAGTGTCAACTTGCACCTTCTGAGAAGCTCCTTCGTGACTTATTGTTATGGGGACAG CCAGTGCACCGACGCAATGAAAGACAGTTTGGCGTCGGCCTTGAGACACACAAGGAAGCAAGCTCAACTCACCTATGACCGTAGAAATTCCAGCGAAAAGAAGAGTTTGGCTGTCAGCCTTGCTTCAGAATTAGCAGAAAATACAATCGAGTCACTATCAGCTCAGCCGTCCGACAGAAATGCAGGGCTTGATAAAGGTAGCTGGGTTGCTCTCACAGTAGAAGGCAGCACTCTGGCAAATCCGAACATTCTGCTAGCTAGAATTCAGAACCTCATGCCCGGTAGAAAGGCTTCGCTACTGTGGTTCAAGGCCACTGCGGAAAAAGGTCTGTACGCTTTTCACTACGATGAAGCCAGCTGGATAGAAAGCTTAGATGCATTAGTTCCCGTCCAAGTGAAAGAGATTAAAAACTCTCCCGGCCTCTACAAATTGACcacatcattgaaaaaaatacacagggcGGTCTTAGGGAACAACTGA
- the LOC125562960 gene encoding uncharacterized protein LOC125562960, protein MFRFEDYKTYGSHGVDVTNLPEDHRLNVIIREYLDKYRDILLDASDDGTTNNFLLLTDKGKPCSGPAFSTHMKSVFYHLTGVSVNLHLLRSSFVTYCYGDSQCTDAMKDSLASALRHTRKQAQLTYDRRNSSEKKSLAVSLASELAENTIESLSAQPSDRNAGLDKGSWVALTVEGSTLANPNILLARIQNLMPGRKASLLWFKATAEKGLYAFHYDEASWIESLDALVPVQVKEIKNSPGE, encoded by the exons ATGTTCAGATTCGAGGATTACAAAACATATGGCTCTCATGGGGTTGATGTCACAAATTTGCCA GAAGATCACAGATTGAACGTCATCATAAGGGAATATCTGGACAAATACAGAGATATTCTTCTCGACGCCTCTGACGATGGCACAACCAACAATTTTCTTCTCCTG acaGATAAAGGAAAACCCTGTAGTGGTCCCGCATTCTCAACCCACATGAAGTCTGTCTTTTACCACCTAACAGGAGTGAGTGTCAACTTGCACCTTCTGAGAAGCTCCTTCGTGACTTATTGTTATGGGGACAG CCAGTGCACCGACGCAATGAAAGACAGTTTGGCGTCGGCCTTGAGACACACAAGGAAGCAAGCTCAACTCACCTATGACCGTAGAAATTCCAGCGAAAAGAAGAGTTTGGCTGTCAGCCTTGCTTCAGAATTAGCAGAAAATACAATCGAGTCACTATCAGCTCAGCCGTCCGACAGAAATGCAGGGCTTGATAAAGGTAGCTGGGTTGCTCTCACAGTAGAAGGCAGCACTCTGGCAAATCCGAACATTCTGCTAGCTAGAATTCAGAACCTCATGCCCGGTAGAAAGGCTTCGCTACTGTGGTTCAAGGCCACTGCGGAAAAAGGTCTGTACGCTTTTCACTACGATGAAGCCAGCTGGATAGAAAGCTTAGATGCATTAGTTCCCGTCCAAGTGAAAGAGATTAAAAACTCTCCCG GTGAATGA